The Primulina tabacum isolate GXHZ01 chromosome 16, ASM2559414v2, whole genome shotgun sequence genome window below encodes:
- the LOC142529017 gene encoding pectinesterase inhibitor 3-like: protein MAKGTRFFLAVFLLTLLLSTTHAAYRHDLVRTSCVHASYPNICLRTLSTHGSSASTPRELAQLAVRVSLAHVRRGSVFLSQLTVRGRRARGALTDCVEQMGDAMDELRNTLSDLQHLRRGRDFRWQMSNAETWVSAALTNEDTCIDGFKEIGVNVRADVRRRITNVARVTSNALYLINLLDESP, encoded by the coding sequence ATGGCAAAGGGAACCCGTTTTTTTCTGGCCGTTTTTCTCTTGACATTGCTACTCTCAACAACCCACGCTGCCTACAGGCACGACCTAGTTCGCACCTCCTGCGTCCACGCAAGCTACCCCAACATCTGCCTCAGAACACTCTCGACGCACGGCAGCTCCGCCAGCACACCCCGCGAGTTGGCTCAGCTCGCAGTCAGGGTCAGCCTTGCACACGTGCGCAGAGGCTCGGTATTCCTATCCCAGCTGACGGTTCGAGGCCGGAGGGCACGGGGAGCCCTGACCGACTGCGTGGAGCAAATGGGGGACGCCATGGATGAACTGAGAAACACACTTTCAGATCTGCAGCACCTCCGCCGCGGAAGGGATTTCCGGTGGCAGATGAGCAACGCGGAGACGTGGGTCAGCGCCGCCTTGACGAATGAGGACACTTGCATCGACGGATTCAAGGAGATCGGCGTTAATGTCCGAGCCGACGTGCGGCGGAGGATCACCAACGTGGCCAGAGTCACCAGCAACGCACTGTATCTCATCAACCTTCTTGACGAGTCTCCTTAA